The sequence GGCTTTTGCCGGCGCCTTCGCGCAACGCTTTGGCTTTGTAGATTCGGAATATATATTAAAACACATTCCCGATTACCTTTCGGCACAAAAGCAGCTGAGTGTACTTTCAGAACAATGGCAAAAAGAGGTTGACGGTAAGTTTGACGAAACCAACCGCCTGTATAAAGCTTACCAGGCCGACCAGGTGCTGATGACCGCCGACATGAAAAAACGCCGCGAAGCTGAAATTGTGGAAAAAGAAAAGGCCGCGAAGGATTTTCAGCGCCAGAAATTTGGCCCGGATGGCGAATTATCGCAGCGTAGCAGCGCTTTGATTAAACCTATTCAGGATAGGATGTCTAAAGCAATACAGGCAGTGGCCGAAGCAGAGAGCCTGGATATGATCTTTGATAAGAACAGCGAGACCATTATGTTGTACGCCAACCCGCGTTACGATAAAAGCGCGGCGGTGATCACTCGTTTAGGCTTAAAACCCGGCGTGTTTGCCAAATAGAAAATTTTATATAAAATAGCATAAATTAAAAAACAAAGAACAAGAAAAGAAACAAATGAAAAATTTAGTTAAAAGTGCTTTAGTTGCAGCATGTGTTTTAGTATTGAGCAGTTATGCAAAAGCACAAACCAAAATCGGTTATTTAAACTTCCAGAATGTGGTTACTGCCGATCCGGAATTTGCTAAGGTTACCACCCAGATAAATGCTTATCAGCAACAGTTTGTTGAAACCATAAAAGGTATCAACACCGAGTATCAGACCAAATTAGACGAGTATAACGCTAAAAGGGCTACAATGACCGATGCACAGCGTACAAAAGCTGAAAGCGAACTGACCGACCTGCAAAAACGTTTGAATGACCAAAACACCAATGCGCAGAACCTGGTTAACCAGAAATATGGCGAATTAACCAAGCCACTGGTTGACAAATGGAAAGCCGCTGTTAACCAGTTGGCGAAAGAAAAAGGTTATACTTATGTTATCGACTCTTCGCAAGTAGAATTACTGGTTGCTCCTGATGGTGATAACCTGGAAGCTGCTGTTAAAGCTAAAGGTGGCGTTACCGCTGCTCCTGCTGCTACTAAACCAGCCGGCGGCCCTGTAAAGAAATAACAAAATTTAAACAGATTGATAAAAAGCGCCCTGAT comes from Mucilaginibacter mali and encodes:
- a CDS encoding OmpH family outer membrane protein, translating into MKKIVLTLAFVLLAFAGAFAQRFGFVDSEYILKHIPDYLSAQKQLSVLSEQWQKEVDGKFDETNRLYKAYQADQVLMTADMKKRREAEIVEKEKAAKDFQRQKFGPDGELSQRSSALIKPIQDRMSKAIQAVAEAESLDMIFDKNSETIMLYANPRYDKSAAVITRLGLKPGVFAK
- a CDS encoding OmpH family outer membrane protein → MKNLVKSALVAACVLVLSSYAKAQTKIGYLNFQNVVTADPEFAKVTTQINAYQQQFVETIKGINTEYQTKLDEYNAKRATMTDAQRTKAESELTDLQKRLNDQNTNAQNLVNQKYGELTKPLVDKWKAAVNQLAKEKGYTYVIDSSQVELLVAPDGDNLEAAVKAKGGVTAAPAATKPAGGPVKK